One Mycteria americana isolate JAX WOST 10 ecotype Jacksonville Zoo and Gardens chromosome 21, USCA_MyAme_1.0, whole genome shotgun sequence genomic region harbors:
- the PEF1 gene encoding peflin — MAAYPGQGFPGAGQAPGAPPAGPFPGAPYGGGPAPAPYGQPPPGAPYGGGAAPGGPYGQPGSGPQAGPYGGPAPGGNAPPGVDPEAFSWFQAVDADHSGYISVKELKQALVNSNWSTFNDETCLLMINMFDKTRSGRIDVYGFSALLRFIHQWKNLFQQYDRDQSGSISFSELQQAFSQMGYNLSPQFSQLLLARYAQRSSNPSIQLDRFIQICMQLQSTTDAFREKDTGLVGNVRLSYEDFLTMVVTRMM; from the exons ATGGCGGCGTACCCGGGGcag GGCTTCCCCGGCGCAGGACAGGCCCCCGGCGCGCCCCCggccggccccttccccggggctcCCTACGGCGGGGGGCCGGCCCCAGCGCCCTACGGACAGCCCCCGCCCGGGGCTCCCTACGGAGGCGGCGCCGCGCCCGGAGGCCCCTACGGACAGCCTGGCAGCGGCCCCCAGGCCGGGCCCTACGGAGGGCCGGCTCCCGGAG GTAATGCCCCCCCCGGCGTGGACCCGGAGGCCTTCTCCTGGTTCCAGGCGGTCGATGCCGATCACAGCGGGTACATCTCCGTGAAGGAGCTGAAGCAGGCGCTGGTCAACTCCAACTGGTCGACGTTCAACGATGAGACCTGCCTGCTGATGATAA acATGTTCGATAAGACCAGGTCGGGACGCATAGACGTGTATGGCTTCTCAGCCTTGCTGCGCTTCATCCATCAGTGGAAGAACCTCTTCCAGCAGTACGACAGGGACCAGTCGGGCTCCATCAGCTTCAGCGAGCTCCAGCAAG CTTTCTCCCAGATGGGCTATAACCTGAGCCCCCAGTTTAGTCAGCTGCTGCTGGCCCGCTACGCCCAGCGATCCTCCAACCCCAGCATCCAGCTCGACCGCTTCATTCAGATCTGCATGCAGCTCCAGAGCACGACCGACGCCTTCCGCGAGAAGGACACGGGGCTGGTGGGCAACGTACGGCTGAGCTACGAGGACTTCCTGACGATGGTCGTGACTCGCATGATGTGA